From the Candidatus Zixiibacteriota bacterium genome, one window contains:
- a CDS encoding ABC transporter permease: protein MLMIIFVAPIIQIILLGYAANMDVKRIPAAVLDFSMTQESRELILLFKNSGRFQINYFPESQKEMVERLDKGEVWVGIEIKSDFAQELKKGKTVPIQIIIDGTNSNTAGVVSGYLNQLLLSYNLKLLQDQVQKRLAGASVTGMVSKPKILSLENQVRAWYNPELKSRDFNLPGILALILMITTMMLTSMAIVREKEIGTIEQLMVTPIKTSELILGKVTPFALIGFIDVCLITLVAILWFKIPFRGNFFFLLLSVTVYLLTTIGIGLFMSTLARTQQQAMMMTFFFLMPAIILSGFMFPIANMPKLIQYLTYVNPLRYFLIIVRGIFLKGSGLRVLWDQLLPLGSIGVVVLVLSILRFRKKIG from the coding sequence ATGCTGATGATTATCTTTGTGGCTCCGATCATACAGATTATCCTGTTAGGTTATGCCGCCAATATGGATGTTAAGCGGATTCCCGCAGCGGTTTTAGATTTCTCTATGACTCAGGAGAGCAGGGAACTTATCCTGCTTTTCAAAAATTCCGGCCGCTTTCAGATCAACTATTTTCCGGAAAGCCAGAAAGAGATGGTTGAGCGTCTGGATAAGGGGGAAGTCTGGGTGGGGATTGAGATAAAAAGTGATTTTGCTCAGGAGTTGAAAAAAGGGAAAACTGTCCCGATTCAAATCATAATCGATGGGACCAATTCCAACACCGCAGGAGTAGTCTCCGGTTACTTAAACCAGCTACTTCTATCTTATAATCTAAAGCTTCTCCAGGATCAGGTACAGAAGAGGCTGGCTGGAGCTTCTGTTACCGGCATGGTTTCTAAACCAAAAATTCTGAGCCTGGAGAACCAGGTAAGAGCCTGGTATAATCCAGAGTTAAAAAGCAGGGATTTCAATTTGCCAGGGATTCTGGCTTTGATATTAATGATAACCACGATGATGCTGACCTCTATGGCAATTGTCAGGGAAAAAGAAATCGGAACTATCGAGCAGTTGATGGTTACCCCGATAAAGACCTCTGAGCTCATCCTGGGTAAAGTTACACCTTTTGCCTTGATCGGTTTTATAGATGTGTGTCTGATAACCCTGGTGGCGATATTATGGTTCAAAATACCTTTCCGGGGAAATTTCTTTTTCCTGCTACTGTCGGTGACGGTCTACCTTTTGACGACTATAGGAATAGGTCTTTTCATGTCCACCCTTGCCAGAACCCAGCAGCAGGCTATGATGATGACCTTCTTCTTTCTTATGCCGGCAATCATCCTCTCCGGATTTATGTTCCCGATTGCCAATATGCCTAAGCTGATTCAGTATCTCACTTATGTCAATCCGTTGAGGTATTTTCTAATTATCGTGCGGGGGATTTTTCTCAAAGGGAGTGGTCTCCGAGTTCTCTGGGACCAGCTCTTACCTCTGGGCTCTATCGGTGTGGTCGTGCTTGTTCTCAGCATTCTCCGCTTCAGGAAAAAAATAGGTTGA